In Fimbriimonadaceae bacterium, the DNA window CACGGCGATACTCTCGGCGCTGAAGGCGTCCGAGCAGCTTCGCGATCCTTCGAGCTTCCAGGGTTGGCTTGCCATGATCGGCCGACGTGCCTGCGCGCGGCTGAAGGGCCGTATGAAGGAGTCGAAGTTCGCCTCGCTCGAGGCTTTGCAAGCCCTTGGCTTCGAGGCGTCGAATGGGGCGCCGGGCCCGGACGAGGCAGGCGAACTCGCCGAGCTCCAGAATTGCGTCAGGGAAGCGATCGCCGGCGTTCCCGAGCTGTACCGGGAGGTTTATGTG includes these proteins:
- a CDS encoding sigma-70 family RNA polymerase sigma factor — protein: MADIERLIITHRDAIYRQMLRVCGNHDDAEDALATAILSALKASEQLRDPSSFQGWLAMIGRRACARLKGRMKESKFASLEALQALGFEASNGAPGPDEAGELAELQNCVREAIAGVPELYREVYV